The region ttaatgaggatatgtgacatagaaaatgaatgaatgaatgatttctgcACGTAAAAGTACTATAATTATTTGctataaaatgtttgttttattatatcGGTGTCTGGAAGGGATGAAGTgtatatacataaaaaacaaggttccactgttcatCATTAGACAACCTACTTGGCGACTGCTATACAACATTTGAGGATTCAATTATAACTGCAGGCTCGGTCAATGCAAATGTTAGGCCAGGtgcaaacataaacacaaatactAATCACCTTGGAATTTCCAAAagcagataaaaataaaacatggcgCACTGTGGTTGAGAATCACTGATTTAACGTATGTGAACAAAATATCCACATTGTTCTTTGAAGAACGCATGCAGTTACCTTTTCCAAACAGGTGAGGTGAGAGTTCCTTCGGAAAAATCTGTCCATGTGCACACTCCTACGAATGAAAGAACATGGGATAGGAACACATCCTGAAATAAATGGTGATGGTTGTGTTGAGGTTTTGTACCCTGGTGTTTGGGAGTATTTATGGATGATCCACAGCACTCTCCTTAGCGTCTGATCCCAGTTTGGGATGTCTTGTGATGGCAGGAAGTCGAATTTGTATGGAAGCTCTGGGAAGAAGATGAGTCAACTTGACTTTGGCACATTCTGATCCTACTGGTACTTGGGGTGTTCTGTTGCATACTTTGCATTCCAGAGGGCTCCTGGCTGTCCTTCACCAACAGGCAGGTTGTCTGGGAATGTGGGGAAGGATTGGCTGGGTCATACGGGCTCACAATCATCCCAATAAAGGGGGCGCCGCCTCGAGAGAAATAACTCTGAAACCAAAGTCTAAATGAGCATCGAGGTCGGTCGAGTGTTCTTTTGGTAACCTAATCTCTCCTCCTGTTACCTGGAACTGGTCCTGTGTGTTGATGTCCCGCATGGACGGGTTGGGGTGGAATGACGGATGCGAGTGGTACCAGCCCACCACACTTAAGCCCAGAGAGGAGAGCACATCGCAGGCCTGCGTCTGAGACAGAGGGTCCATCTCGCATTGGAGCCCTGTGCTCACACTGTTGCAAGGCTCTGCGGCACAGATCTATGCatgcacgcatacacacacatacagcataTGATTATATAAGAGGGTCTATCAAGTGTGTATGACATTTCTTAGGAACACTGTCCAACCTTCAGCATCTTCTCCTCCTCATTGAAAGTACCACCGAGCAGACCAATGACCTCCCCTCTGGAGACGTGGGCATGCTAAGGATCAGTAAAAGAGGATTTTATGTGACACACActaattttcagtttattattgtcataatcTGTTTTGAATTTGTTTGTTTGAGTGTGTTTACCATGTCCATAATGAGAAGTGTCTCAGCACACACAGTGACCTGGAATGGCtcctgttgaaaaaaaagctttttatttGAATACAATGTATTTCATGCAATACATTTGACGTACAAGACAATATATACACTGTGACTGACCTGCACATCCTCTCCAAAGGACCTGCATGGAATGAGCTGGAAGGGATCAACAGacctaaaaaaatgacatgtactgtaaataataaaataatatatatacacagacaTGCATAGTTTTTACATGTGTACAATGGggactgggagtgaccaggatggataggataaggagtacatcagagggacatttcaTGTCTTGGAGGccatggagataaagtcagagaggccagactgagatggttgggacatgtccagaggaaagatagtgaatatatttggTAGAatgatgctgtgtttagagctgctatgtaggaggcgtagaggaagacaaaagaggaggtttatggatgtagtgaaggaggacatgagggtagttggtgtgagagagacggatGCAGACAGTGGGGACTGTTGGTTGCTGCTCACCCTCTGTGTCTGGACAACTTGCAGGCTTTGGGTTGCATCGCCAGCCGCTCTCTACGCAAGGCCAGCTCCTCTGCACTCAGATGCTAGCCGTCACATGAATGATTATGTGAACCATATGGTGCATATGGCGGATGCATTtgtagtacagtatgtgtgtcgACTAACCTCATAGGTCTGCCCCTCCAGGTGTTTGGCATCACACCAGTTTCCCCATGTGTCCCTCACACGCCGCTTTCTGGTCCGCTACAATACACACCAATATCATTTCAATATTTATCTGTTCCTTAACTTACTTATTTTCCTCTTGACATCTCAAGACTAAACTTTCTACCAAATTGTGCCTTGGATTAGCTCTGACCTGGAGGCAGTAGGTGTTTAAAGCGACCAATTAGAAAATGACATGGGGGAATCACTTAATCAATGCTACTAAGTGCCAAAATTCAGCAACATTGAAAGTGTTGGAAGGCACAGAAAATTACCACAATCTCCTTATACTCaccaattgtgttttttttatgcacacGTATAATGGTACTGTATTGACACTGatttaaaaatccaaataaaaaaacaaagtacaggCACTGAATTGTTTCATGCTCACTGAACTGAGGTCTCATGACGGCAGTTTGTATTGTGAAATTTAGCGACAAAGACTACAAAAATAGCTAACAAAgactataaaaatggctacctATTATACTCTGCAACTAAACACATCAAAAGTGGCTCCTGCCATACACTACAGACTTAATAACGACTACAAAAATGGCTTCCTACCATACTCTGCAGTCTTTGTGCCAGCTGATAAGCCTCCAGCACATCTTTACCCTCCTTGTGCTTGGCGCGGTCCACCACTCTGGGTCGATTATACACCGCTTGTTCtaaaaaggacacaaaaaaaaaggttttaagaaataaaatccaggtacattggacaAGAAGAGGACTAAAAGAAGTGTCATTTTACCACAGTTGAAATTAATGGCGCCGATGAGTTCCAAGTAGGTGTGTATCCTCCCGATGCAGTTGACATCACCACAATTCTTCAAGCCTGGCCGGACAGATGTCTTGTTCAAGTACTTGGGTTTGCTCTTCAGCCTATGAGACAACAAGGGTGCTTAAGTGTATGGTGCCGGTGCAACCTTAAAAGCAACAAAAAGTGTGGTACCAGTCTGGTTTACCATTGATCCAAAATGTAGTTTCTGATCTTCAGGTATCTTTCCGGGGTCTTGGAGGGACGTCCCTCAAAGAACTCTGGGATGGCTTGTTTCTCATCCTCACTGATGGTCTCCATGTCCAACTCCACTTCTTGTTCAGGGGCCttaagctcctcctcctcctcgtcgtcgtcgtcctcgTCCGGCTCTTCAGGATCTTCTTCTGATCTGACAGCATCCACAGCTTCATCACCTTTGACACCCTCCTCCACTTGCTTGTCTGCTTTGTCTTCGTCCTCCTCATGTGGTTCATCAACGTCACACTCCTTTGGGAAATGACATGAAGGTGCAGGTGGAAAACTGTTTGGACTGTTCACCCGACGTTCACATGTCTCCTCCTCGCCACCGTCATCGGTGATGtccacctcctcatcctcatcatcaacCAGTTTCTCAATGTGCACCATGTTTGCCAGGGCAGCGGCCCGGCTCGAGGTAGGCTGAGCAGGCTGCAAGGACGGCGCAGGGCCTGTACTAGAGGGAGCCCCAACGTCGGGTGCCAGTTTTGTctatggaaagaaaaaaagcagcTGAACCGTTATTTACTGAACGGTTCATTACTACTTTGAAATTGTGGCTAGTAACCTGACATAAAacatttctattctatttcCAACCTATTGAAAATGTGACACCAGAAGAACCCAGACATTGGCAGTGAAATTAACTCACCTTGTGTTTAAAATGCTGTCTGGCATAGCTCTTGACTTGAAGAACGGTGCGGCTCCCCACCACATTGGCGATCTTTGTCCATCTTCGTCCAAACTGTGCCTATCGTGACAAACAAGAAAGACAATGCATGTATATGTTCAGGCTTGGTTTTAACAATGACACCATGGTATTTATCTTGTAAAACAGCTACACACCAGTCCCTCTTCAAATAGACCTTTCTCCTGTTTGGACCATCGGGAAGATGAGGCGCTTGCGGTCTTGGCCGGAGATCTAAAAATGCAACAATATCATTATTGAAAGAGGAAAAAGTACTACAAAACATTCTCGAGTGTAGTTATAAGTCAATCAATcaacaaaaaaagcacaacaaaaacacaatattgttACAAGTAAATACTTACTTTTTTACTTTAGGCTTGCTGTTAGCATCACTGGACCAAATATCACTTGGTACCTCCTTGCCTTTTAAATAGTACCTAACAGGAGTTTAGGTCCACTGTGTCCACAATACAAATAGAATGGAGTATAAAATATGGTGACTGTAAGaattccacacaaaaaaaacaaatacgcGTGGTAAGTTCACGGGCCATGGGAAGAAAGGATACTGCTCCTCCAGGAGCATCCTTTGTATCACCTCTCGGTTTTCACTGCTGATGGAGCTGTCCAACTCCCAGGGCTACACAGCAAACACGACATAATGTCACAATAAACACATTCACGTGTTATTTACtgtgtaaatattaaaattccTCTTTTTCTTACAAGAATCCCGGCGTCGCTATTCCAAGTAGACTGCAGGAGCTGCTCCTGTACCAACCCCGTTCCATCCTGCTTACTGACACACAttcaaataacaaaacaaattataaaATAGCGTGTATAAAacattatgaaataaatgaatataaatgatattatttgaTCAATTAAAACGTGCACAAAAGTTATGATAGACAGCTGATAAGACGGCTAAGCTCAACTTTAGCTTCGCCCGTTGaaggaaaaataagaaaacaacaaGTCCGAAAATGAAGGTGGAACAGAGGATATACAATTGAATTTCTGACCAAACGAGGATtgtccaaaaataacaaaaccattaccttatatttgtatcaAACTCGTCACCCTCGATGTCAACATCCACTTCGTCGTCCATCTTGAAGGATCGACGTAAACATCCAGGATTATATGACCAAAAGTGACAGCGACACCTTGTGGTTGGAGGTATGAACTGCTCAATTGAATTGTTTGAAACGCTGTAGTAGTAACGCAAGCTTTAATTATGATCTAATAAACTCATATAATGTAGTTAAGATATTGATACGTTTTTCCACACGTACTCCAACTTCAGTaaagcaacataaaaaaacaataattttactATCACTATAATTTGACATGTTACCTTTGCATCCTATGCACAAtacaacaaagacaaaaactgaaagaaaacgaaagttttatttataaattcacAGTTTCTAGATGGCACTACATTGTTGTAGTAACGCACTCctgctaaaaacaacaaaaaaaatactgtgcAGCTTTTCAGAGAATCACAGAATCAAAaagggagagagaaagaaaatatAGCACTTTATGTTCAAAAGGGtagaaaaacaaaccaacaaaaaGGCATGAAGAGTCATTTAAAAAGAGCTTGAAGAATCTCTTCAGGGTGAGAGTGACCTTTCTGTTCACTGGATTAGAGTTAACACAGAATGGACATATGTTATGTGGGTAGAAATGaaacataatttcataatatgaaCACATACAAACATGTCATATGCAgtgaaaaacatacacaatCAACA is a window of Doryrhamphus excisus isolate RoL2022-K1 chromosome 5, RoL_Dexc_1.0, whole genome shotgun sequence DNA encoding:
- the mysm1 gene encoding histone H2A deubiquitinase MYSM1 isoform X2, whose translation is MDDEVDVDIEGDEFDTNISKQDGTGLVQEQLLQSTWNSDAGILPWELDSSISSENREVIQRMLLEEQYYLKGKEVPSDIWSSDANSKPKVKKSPAKTASASSSRWSKQEKGLFEEGLAQFGRRWTKIANVVGSRTVLQVKSYARQHFKHKTKLAPDVGAPSSTGPAPSLQPAQPTSSRAAALANMVHIEKLVDDEDEEVDITDDGGEEETCERRVNSPNSFPPAPSCHFPKECDVDEPHEEDEDKADKQVEEGVKGDEAVDAVRSEEDPEEPDEDDDDEEEEELKAPEQEVELDMETISEDEKQAIPEFFEGRPSKTPERYLKIRNYILDQWLKSKPKYLNKTSVRPGLKNCGDVNCIGRIHTYLELIGAINFNCEQAVYNRPRVVDRAKHKEGKDVLEAYQLAQRLQSMRTRKRRVRDTWGNWCDAKHLEGQTYEHLSAEELALRRERLAMQPKACKLSRHRGSVDPFQLIPCRSFGEDVQEPFQVTVCAETLLIMDMHAHVSRGEVIGLLGGTFNEEEKMLKICAAEPCNSVSTGLQCEMDPLSQTQACDVLSSLGLSVVGWYHSHPSFHPNPSMRDINTQDQFQTTCLLVKDSQEPSGMQKLPYKFDFLPSQDIPNWDQTLRRVLWIIHKYSQTPGSVHMDRFFRRNSHLTCLEKMLSSLARYLEPLPEEEGDAFLTHVHTLFLSDFITKQQEESEQSLNNPTSGKFEEADGNEESGRRANVQGEANSETDGSTVLHLGSVLSTGHDYLL
- the mysm1 gene encoding histone H2A deubiquitinase MYSM1 isoform X1, producing MDDEVDVDIEGDEFDTNISKQDGTGLVQEQLLQSTWNSDAGILPWELDSSISSENREVIQRMLLEEQYYLKGKEVPSDIWSSDANSKPKVKKSPAKTASASSSRWSKQEKGLFEEGLAQFGRRWTKIANVVGSRTVLQVKSYARQHFKHKTKLAPDVGAPSSTGPAPSLQPAQPTSSRAAALANMVHIEKLVDDEDEEVDITDDGGEEETCERRVNSPNSFPPAPSCHFPKECDVDEPHEEDEDKADKQVEEGVKGDEAVDAVRSEEDPEEPDEDDDDEEEEELKAPEQEVELDMETISEDEKQAIPEFFEGRPSKTPERYLKIRNYILDQWLKSKPKYLNKTSVRPGLKNCGDVNCIGRIHTYLELIGAINFNCEQAVYNRPRVVDRAKHKEGKDVLEAYQLAQRLQSMRTRKRRVRDTWGNWCDAKHLEGQTYEHLSAEELALRRERLAMQPKACKLSRHRGSVDPFQLIPCRSFGEDVQEPFQVTVCAETLLIMDMHAHVSRGEVIGLLGGTFNEEEKMLKICAAEPCNSVSTGLQCEMDPLSQTQACDVLSSLGLSVVGWYHSHPSFHPNPSMRDINTQDQFQSYFSRGGAPFIGMIVSPYDPANPSPHSQTTCLLVKDSQEPSGMQKLPYKFDFLPSQDIPNWDQTLRRVLWIIHKYSQTPGSVHMDRFFRRNSHLTCLEKMLSSLARYLEPLPEEEGDAFLTHVHTLFLSDFITKQQEESEQSLNNPTSGKFEEADGNEESGRRANVQGEANSETDGSTVLHLGSVLSTGHDYLL